A window of Macrotis lagotis isolate mMagLag1 chromosome 1, bilby.v1.9.chrom.fasta, whole genome shotgun sequence genomic DNA:
ctctctcccaccatgagagaggtgtgccattttgttaagatatcttaataaaaaccattttaatcactctggactaagtattccagagccatttataacaatattAACTATTGTAGGTTGAAATTTCTCTGATACTGACAACAGTGAGAATTTTATTGTCTGATTTGCAAGaatttaaaaagtaagcaaaacAGCGAaagaaacatacaaaaaaaagacCTCCTAAGATTTCATTTGTGCTAGAAACTTCCACTGAGGAAAATCCCTCTGCTAATGTGATTTGTGCTTTCTCTGCACCTTCTGGTCTTAGAAAATTCTGAAGAGTCCTGTGAGTTGGCTATCTTATatcagtgactttcccagagtcaaacAGACCCAAGGTCTAACACAAGTTTTTCTGATGCTGAAATTAACTccctaatacacacacacacacacacacacacacacacacacacacacacacacatttatatctGACCTGGAGAATCCTCAACTGCCTGGGCCTGATAGGTATTTTGGAATCTTGGGAGCCATGCTGAAGAAAGTCATGACAGGGTAAAGTCAGAAAGTATTTGGGCTAGTAACTCTTAGAACTGACTTCAGAGGCAAAGTGAGCCAAAACACTGAAAACTTAAGAGACTGAAAGTCTAGTCAAGAGACtagattaatttattaaatttattgaattaatttattaTCTAAGGATCTGACTCCCAAacttaaattattcattttacctttGTAGTGTTTCAATAATAACAGAAGAAACTATTCGTTAAATTTCTACTATATGACAGGCATTATGGTAAACCTTAAAGATATGTCTCCATATTATGAATGTGTATACATACCCATACACATTCATACATGGAGAtatatttctcttaaatttatcatacatatatatatatatatatatatatcttcacaAGGAACCTAAATTATATTGTAGAAACAATATCTACTAAGAATGAAAAATGGCTATAAAGGATTATGGttataaaaaataacattatgaACTGGATAGATCACAGAAGACCCCATGTGACTGAGTCTTGTTCAAAGCAAGAGTCTTCCAAAAGGTAAAGATTAGGTCAAAGAACATTGGACACAGCTTCTAGAAAGGCAGGAAAAGGGAAGATAGATttttgaattatcagtatcttcttcagCATGGACCATTTCTATAGGAGACAGTCTTTTAATGAGTTTCTTCTATATTCCtacataatgtatatatatttctatactgGTTTTGGATGGTTACAGTTCTATCTAGTAAAGTAAGAAGGGACAGGGTTTGATAGCAGTAGTGtcaggaaacaaattatattctGTTGAACCAATTTAACCAAGTTAAAGCAATCTAACTAGTGTAAGGATAATATGAGGTaaagggggggctaggtggctcagtggatagagtaccagccctggagtcaggagtacctggattcaaatctggtctcagacacttaataatacctagccatgtggccttggccaagccacttaaccccatttgccttgcaaaaacttcaaatgaataaataaataaataaatggatggatggatggatggatggatggatagatgagtagaaaaatgaatagataaatagataaatagatgaataaataaataaataaataaatataatggatgaggtagaattataaaataagtctatgtgaggaatgtagggtgttggtcttcacaggatgTGGAGGGGAGTCCTTAGGAAATTCATTACAAAGGAGGAATTGTCCAGCTAATCATgaaactgggagagttttcctaatcccaatCCAAAGATGATGGCAAACCCAAAACCAGTTCTCAAGGGTCAAGAGTAACCTAGATTCTTGAACTTCTTTGCACATGCTCAATGAGCAGGGTGGGAAacatataggaaccaatgtatcagttagatttgtgaccccagcctatggatGTCATGAAGGGGCaagaacaaagtctttcaaagtgcataaaagagtttgtatgttgggatttccccacccctctcccccaccATGAGAGaagtgtgccattttgttaagatatcttaataaaaaaccattttaatcactctggactaagtattcttgagTTATTTATAATAGTCTAAAACAATAGGTTGGCAAAagattataaagcattttaatgagaaagaaaggatatGGTGACCAATAAGGATGCTTCTTAATCAGAGGAGGGACATAGTCAGTCCTGTACTTTAGAAATATCAGTTCATCATTTGTGTAAAGAATATATTAGAAGGAATAGAAAACCAAAGCAGGGAAACCAATTAAAAGTCTGTTTGCAATAATACACAGTCTGGATTGGGTAATTTTTATGTGAATGGAGAGTGTGGCAGATATGAAGAATGACTGTAGAGGGAAGATTGATGGGGCTGCTAAGTGATTAAATAGGGAGGATGAGGTTCATTAAAGAATTGACTACTTCCAAGTTTGTGAAACAGGTGACTGTTGAGAGAAGTGATGCCcaggcaaaaaaaggaaagttactAGAGAGGTGGATTTGAAAAGGAAAGTGAGTTCCCTTAGAAGCCTCtctgaaaaatagtaataataataataataataataataataataataataataattctggtAAATGGCATTTACATGGCAGTTTAaggttcctttaaaaataaattataatgggacaactaggtggcacattggatagaacacggaccctggagtcaggaggacctgatcaaaatttgaactcagacacttaataattgcctgtgtgaccttgggcaagttacttaactccattaccttgcaaaagtcAATGAAAAGATAAATTGTATCTTCAAtgtgaaaagaaagaattaaaaagatcTGAAAACAATAAGGGGCTAACAATCAGCATCAGGAGATTAGTTAGTGGGAGAGAGTCACACAAAGGacacaacaaagaaaaaacactGAGGGGGGAAAATGTGCTTTAAATAGGAATGGTGGATTTCAATTACTAAGACATCTTCTGGAACATTCTACCctttcaggaaaagaaaaggaaaaacaactgcAAGAGAGAGAGGGCActgaatacaaaagaaataatattcacAGCCAAAGGGATGAGGGCTGCAAATCCTTGGGAGTCAGTCACCAATTCTCCCCAGGATTGACCACAGATACAGACTCCACAGACTGACTTCAGATTACCAAAAACCAGGAAGTTGATAGCAAAAATATACAGTCTTTGAGAAATGGGAAGCAGTGGAAAAGAGAAGGGCCACAATAAATAGGAAACCAGAGGAAGGGGctggaaataagaaagaaatactgAAAAACTAAGATTTCAAAAGAATCTTGAATAAAAAATCTAGGTCATGATCAGAGAAAATAACAgggaatataaaaaaacaaaaggaaaaaagcaaataaagcTAGCACAGTGAAAGAATATTAGGATGTAAAAGATATTGCACTAAGATCACTTGATGAAAAAGACAGCTCAGCAAACTCCAGAAATCTTGGAACAGCAGCCAGAAATTCCATGAAGATtcataagagaaataaagtttctcaaagagaatatgaaaaataaaataatgtcagAAATCAGAACTCTTATGCagacttaatatatatatatatatatatatatatatatatatatatatatatatatatatatatatataccaacagcacagtaggaaaaaaaatacaaaatggtaaATGTTATCAAGTATCTTTGGTTAGTAATGGAATGAAAATCAGATaaggacaaagacagagagaaaaacagaaatagagagagagaataacaaattcttaatttttaaatataggaatagaagaattttttcagaagaaaaaagtaaaagattagAAATGATTCTGTACAAACAAAAGAAGATAAGATACATAATAATACAAAGATTAATCtccaagaagaaaatgacaaatcaaaagaATTTAATCAGCATACTACACTACAAGAAATAATTAGGTTGGGAAAACTTTCCATCATTTCTGAATACTAACAATGTAGCACTAATCAATAaatctagtgcttagcacagtgtatgATATATAATAGACTCTTAAAAacgtttattgattgattgcatAAAATGCAAAGATTCCTattagaagaaacaaaaaatgcatTCTAAATTAAAAGGCATGTATTAGTTCAGTTCTACATTTAATCAAAAGATGTTCATATATGAATGAAAATCTACTAAATAGCAAAGATTTTTCAAATTGCAAAAAATCAGAGAAGATAGAGGTATGATATAAACTCAAAGAAGACAAAGGTATGATATACTCCAAAGGAGTTCAAGCTATAACTTAAAATACTATATTCTGAAATCCTGAACTTATTCATGACTAAAATCAAATGACAAAGGGAAGACATTTGAGACATTCTCTCAAATTCCCCAACCACCaaagcataaaaaaataaatatattcaggtaacaagaaaatactaaattaaaaaaaaaacaagtttttttatatttacttgttATTGAGTTTTTTTGAAAGTTTAAATAAGGagtgaaagaaagaagacaaagagatCATCTAGGGGAAAATAAAGCCAAGGGAATAAAgatttaaggaaaatttaaagaacctgaaaaagaaaggtagaaatttTATCTTAAAAGCCATGTGGGCCAAATGCTCTGGTACCCACAACTGAACAAATGACTTTTGTGGGAAGGGATAATAGAATGGGAAATTGCTTAAACAGAATAGGGGGAAGTAAATGACCTAAAAGAATGGATGAAATATCTTTACCAAGACCAAAGTTGAAGAGTGAAAGAATGGCAATTTCTATTGTTTCCATCAAAAATGGAAACTGGTCATATATgataaaagcaatgaaaggaGGTACAGGAATATAGGAGTGAAGGAAAAGAGGACTCTCactcaaaaatcaaaagaaaaaggtcCCACAAAAGGACATTCCCATGAGAGAGTGAACACACTGTACATATGTAGAGGAGTAGGGAgtagaaagaaatagaatgtgAGGATTATGGTGAAAGACAGATCTTTAGGAAATCAGGAGGAACAGAACTTTCAGGAGCTTTTGGAGCAGACAGTTCAGATCAAAATTTAATCTCTGTTCCTTCCAAGTACCTtgcccccttcctcccccccccaaaaaaaatctcttaacatCCCTCAATTCTTGCCTTCTTGTTGTAGTttgctatttaatatttattcccaccatgaattagaaagaaaaagggaggcaTAATTTAAAGAGAGGACCCAGTCTCTAGCGTGGGACTGATTGAAACTAGAGAGTCCATTCTTTCTGGATGTCTAAATAGTCTACTCCTTTGTTTCTGGACTCTGTCCTCATGTATGTTGTTCTTCCTCAATGTGAGGAATGAAGGGccttgttggtcttcacagggtgtggaagGGGGTCCCTTTGAAATCCTTTACAAAGGGGGGAATGGCCTCAGTCAAttacaaaactgggagagttctcctaatcccattccaaaagtGATAGACTAGATTAAAAGAAACTAGTCTTTAGGAGTAATCTTGTCtcgaccttctcctttgcacatgctcaaagagatctatctgttcttgctcattagtataatgagcagggtagaaaaatgtataggaaccaatgtatcaattagatttgtgacccaaGCCTATGGATGGCATGAAGGGGCAgcaacaaagtctttcaaagtgcataaaagagcttgtatgttaGGATTTTCCCACCCCTCTCTCCCatcatgagagaggtgtgccattttgttaagatatcttaataaaaaaccattttaatcactctggactaagtattctcgaGCCATTTATAACACTCAACAAactgatttttccctttcccatcccAAACTGCCTTCTTCAGGAAAGGTACCCCTACCTGCCCATTCCATAGGTCCTAGAATCATgcaattttaagaaagaaaatttaaaatgattaatttgccCGTCCAAcaatccacattttacagatgagaagccCAAGCCTCAGAATGTAGAAATGACATAGGTAAGGATTAAATACTGAAGCTAGGATTCAACCAAAGTCCTCTGAATCAAAATTAGTACCATCTACTACACTATAGACTATGCCTATCTCCCCCTTTCCCTGCAACCATTTAGTCAGCTCATTCTGTAAAGTTTGCATTCAACAAAACAGAAACTTATCTATTTTAAGTTTCCTAAAACCATTCCATTACAGTGGTAATAAGGATGGAAATAGATTCAAACAATCTCAGTTCAGTGTCCATTTATACCACTCAATTAAGGTTAGAAGGCAAGATATGGGGCCaggatgtgtgatcctggatgttcttaacctttctgagtcaGTTTCCTTCCTGTAAAATTAAGGTGTTGGATTAGAAGACTTCTAAGGTCCTTGCCAATTTTAGACCCTATTTGGTCCTATGCTAGAAAGTATTTATATTAGGTCTCAAGGTTCTCCTCCTCTTAATATTCCAAAAACAAGGTTCTGGTTTCATTATAGCCTTTGCCCAATAACCTTGCATTTATCTGCTGAAAGTATAAACAATATTCTCATCTCTTGGTTTTAGGCATTTATTCTCCCTTTTCCTGACAAACATTCTCCCTCCTCAATTCTAGCCACtgatttccctgacttcctttcaATTCCAAATGTATTCTCATCTTGTACAGGAAGCCTTTACCAACCTCTGTAAATTTtaatccttttcttctgttaattagTGTCATTTTAActtattattttactttctatatttttaatatgttgtctCCTTCTGCCCTCCCCCCCAACTAGATTGCAAGCTCCTCGAGGGCAGGTATTGTCTTTTGCCATCCCCACCTTTCTGGACAGTGTTTGACACAtattagacacttaaaaattgtttaatattGATAATTGGCAAATTGGCATTAAAAATCTGTCACAATTTGCCCATATTTAACTTGCTCAACCTTATTTCCCAGTATTTCTCTCTTAGGCCTCTGACCTAAGCAGGTCTTTGCCCCTTGTGTCCTTTAGAAACATCAAATTCATTCCCCACTTTTAAATTGGTATAAAAAATGGGTAGGGCAAAGGACTTTTCAAATTAGTGTCTTCTCTTCCCATCCCCATCTATGTCACCATCTTCCATTAAGGATGACAAAGAGCAAGAAACAATGACAACAAACTGCTAGGCTAAAAGCACTTTATTGATCAAGGGCTGGGACTACAGGTCAGTATGTACACCATTGCTCCCCACCCTTTGCCCACAGACCCCCACAACAGGCAGGTCTGTTTAGTGGTATTTGTGGGCCAAGGCAGTTGCCACGCCAGCCACCAGCTTCTGCCAAGCAGCCTGAATTTCAGGAGTAAACTCCTTGCCGAAATGAATGGCCAGAACAACAATCAGAACATTCCCGAGGAGCtgtaggagagaaaaagaaaaaggaacttaGGAACCTTATAAGGCTAAAGTTCTAGCAAGAACACCTGGAAAGTCTATACATGTTCTCCTATTCGTGTCTACAACTTTCACAGATTAGGATACCATCTGTCCCTTTTGTCCTTAGTTCTTCCCTTCTAAGGATCCTATCTCttcttctccagctcttcctGTCCCCAGACTCACATAAAGTCCCCATGATTTCATGTCCAGCTCCATTTCTACCCGTTCTGTTCTTTTGGGTTTCCCTTGCCTTAGTCTTCCTTCTTCAAAACTCTTTTCTTCTGGCCTCATATCTTGCCTTCTAACCCTAAGCCTGCTTCTCACAGCCAAGAGTTCTTAGCACTACCTTTGTAGATATAATTCACAGGtttgaaaaaaaactaattgggggtgggagggagatgttggaagagaaaggaaaagagagagactgatcAGTGGGAAAGCAAAGGTAAggaaactcagaagaagaaaggataaaaagaatgagaataaaaataaaagaagaaaaatgctattcacaacATCCCTAGAGATATATAGAATCTTAGATTTATAGAAGGATGTAGAAGTCCAGTCCAACCCCTTATTTTAAATTGAGGAAAGTGAAACTCAGATATTTAGAGTCACTATTATAAGATTATAGAGCTAGTAAAGAGAAGAGGACCTTCATTTAAACCCAATACTACTCTCTCCAAAATCAAGGCTTATCAATTAATACAAACAATATAATTACCAATTTCAAAAAGTAATAAACTGAGTCTTATCAGTGTCTTTGCAAGCTAAAGAGAAGGTGAGGCTCCATGGGTCCTGACCAGAATTGGGGTATAGAGGCAGAAGATTATGACAGAGAAGCAAACATTCACAAAAAGTAAACTAGAGGAAAATCAATTAAAGCAGAAATCTGTCACCCCACTTTCCAAAAGCAATAAGGTTAATTGAGAACTAGATAACTGGGAGAGAGACATAGGGAGATTATGAATGCATGGCAGTAAAGATGGTTATAGGAAGAAAGAATGTGGGGGTGGGAATTGGaggcaaattgaaaaaaaattatcaatagagaaaaatcaaatggaagCTAAGAGTAATagtgaggaagggaggaaaaaggagagaaagaaggactGGAAAAGAAGTCATGAGGGCAAGAAAAAAGGAGTGTATGAATGGAATAAGGATGTAGAGAGCTGGTAGGagatgaaaaggagagaaaataaaactatagatGGAAAAcagatattctaaaatatttgaggTCATCAATGATAAACTATCCTATCTTCTTCTGGCCCTGACCCTTTTGAGCATTCAGATACTTCAGGGCTCTGGTAATAAGACTTCATCCAACCATACTAGCCTATTGAGTCATGGTGCCCAAGACTTACCCTGAAGTTCTCAGGGTCCACATGCAGTTTGTCACAGTGAAGCTCACTCAGTTTGGAGAAGGTACCCTTGAGGTTGTCCAGGTTCTTAACAGCATCACCCAAGGAGGTCAGCACCTTCTTGCCATGGGCCTTGACCTTG
This region includes:
- the LOC141508629 gene encoding hemoglobin subunit epsilon isoform X4, yielding MMKRILRLLVVYPWTQRFFDSFGNLSSASAILGNPKVKAHGKKVLTSLGDAVKNLDNLKGTFSKLSELHCDKLHVDPENFRLLGNVLIVVLAIHFGKEFTPEIQAAWQKLVAGVATALAHKYH
- the LOC141508629 gene encoding hemoglobin subunit epsilon isoform X3, which translates into the protein MVIIPNTTWLLVVYPWTQRFFDSFGNLSSASAILGNPKVKAHGKKVLTSLGDAVKNLDNLKGTFSKLSELHCDKLHVDPENFRLLGNVLIVVLAIHFGKEFTPEIQAAWQKLVAGVATALAHKYH
- the LOC141508629 gene encoding hemoglobin subunit epsilon isoform X2 — protein: MVHFTAEEKSSITSTWGKVNVEETGGEALGRLLVVYPWTQRFFDSFGNLSSASAILGNPKVKAHGKKVLTSLGDAVKNLDNLKGTFSKLSELHCDKLHVDPENFRLLGNVLIVVLAIHFGKEFTPEIQAAWQKLVAGVATALAHKYH
- the LOC141508629 gene encoding hemoglobin subunit epsilon isoform X1, with the protein product MFVIPSRLNAPQCLRKDHGISKASMQKRNRERLLVVYPWTQRFFDSFGNLSSASAILGNPKVKAHGKKVLTSLGDAVKNLDNLKGTFSKLSELHCDKLHVDPENFRLLGNVLIVVLAIHFGKEFTPEIQAAWQKLVAGVATALAHKYH